A single genomic interval of Megalobrama amblycephala isolate DHTTF-2021 linkage group LG17, ASM1881202v1, whole genome shotgun sequence harbors:
- the LOC125251975 gene encoding gastrula zinc finger protein XlCGF49.1-like, which translates to MKEESEEESEDESEELNEQEEEHLKTSKKNLSQKRTGAKHSCTCLQCGKSFACKASLKDHTRIHTGEKPFTCNHCGNEFRFKVTLKEHIRIHTGEKPFTCDGCGKSFRHRSSLREHTKIHIGEKPFTCPQCGKSFTLKSYLNTHIKSHSREKPFICPQCGKGFSRAALLKIHESIHSEVKPYHCAPCGRSFSQIAALQRHPHTL; encoded by the coding sequence ATGAAAGAAGAAAGTGAAGAAGAAAGTGAAGATGAAAGTGAAGAACTGAATGAACAGGAAGAAGAACATCTAAAGACATCTAAAAAGAATTTGTCACAAAAAAGAACAGGAGCTAAACATTCATGCACCtgccttcagtgtggaaagagtttcgcaTGTAAAGCAAGCCTTAAGGATCACAcaaggattcacactggagagaagcctttcacatgCAATCACTGTGGAAATGAGTTTAGATTCAAAGTAACCCTTAAAGAACACAtaaggattcacactggagagaagcctttcacatgCGATggatgtgggaagagtttcagacACAGATCAAGCCTTCGGGAGCACACTAAAATCCACATCGGAGAGAAGCCGTTTACATGCCcgcagtgtgggaagagttttacacttaAATCATACCTTAATACTCATATAAAATCTCACTCCAGAGAGAAGCCATTCATCTGTCCTCAGTGTGGAAAAGGTTTTAGTCGGGCGGCACTCCTGAAAATCCATGAGAGCATCCACAGCGAAGTGAAGCCGTATCACTGCGCTCCATGCGGGAGGAGTTTCAGCCAAATAGCCGCCCTTCAAAGACACCCCCACACGCTCTAG